One window of Methanobacterium alkalithermotolerans genomic DNA carries:
- a CDS encoding putative zinc-binding protein: protein MKSEKIALCPCNGMSPYGLIARAASSDMVEESSDIISICITATSADKESFRNLIKKYPIMAVNGCEHGCVDSILEGKGVKVAESMNVMTPLQEKEMKPGSVARLGESGERCVVEIKKKIEDLLEK from the coding sequence ATGAAAAGTGAAAAGATAGCCCTGTGTCCCTGTAATGGTATGAGCCCCTATGGATTAATAGCCCGGGCTGCTAGTTCGGATATGGTGGAAGAATCTTCCGATATAATATCCATATGTATCACCGCCACCTCCGCAGATAAAGAAAGTTTCCGCAACCTGATAAAAAAATATCCTATAATGGCAGTTAATGGATGTGAACATGGATGCGTGGATAGCATCCTGGAAGGTAAGGGAGTGAAAGTAGCAGAAAGTATGAATGTAATGACTCCTCTCCAGGAAAAGGAAATGAAGCCAGGTTCTGTAGCCCGGCTGGGAGAATCTGGAGAAAGATGTGTGGTGGAAATAAAAAAGAAAATTGAAGATTTATTAGAAAAATGA
- a CDS encoding DsrE family protein, translated as MDSVLLIIDKAPYGWEDAFSGFYVAIACLNIGLPGDVLLTGDGVYAALEGQDSESNIGFPSVEELTYLIFPEGNVMVHGPSLESRGFTEQDLVESADLISEEELYEFLTSRHKTAFIRI; from the coding sequence ATGGATAGCGTGCTGTTAATTATTGATAAAGCCCCTTATGGGTGGGAAGACGCCTTCAGTGGCTTTTACGTGGCCATTGCCTGTTTAAATATTGGGCTTCCCGGTGATGTTCTGCTTACAGGGGATGGAGTTTATGCTGCTCTTGAAGGTCAGGACAGTGAGAGCAATATTGGTTTTCCCAGTGTGGAGGAATTAACCTATCTCATATTTCCAGAAGGCAATGTAATGGTACATGGACCTTCACTGGAAAGCAGAGGTTTTACAGAACAAGACCTGGTGGAATCAGCCGATCTGATTAGTGAGGAGGAATTATATGAATTTTTAACCTCCCGCCATAAAACCGCTTTTATACGTATTTAG
- the arsM gene encoding arsenite methyltransferase yields the protein MKEDEIKKLVKNRYSKIASKEKNSFSCCSTDNSIYEQAKSAGYSSEELKSIPESAIYGLGCGNPTALAGLKEGDVVLDLGSGGGIDVFLAAHKVGKRGKVIGVDMTLEMVEKGRENAKKGAYENVEFLLGEIEALPLKSNEVDVIISNCVINLTPDKYRAYKESYRVLKPSGKLMVSDLVTDGYLPEDIKRNFQAWSDCISGALEKEEYLNIIKKAGFKDVKVLKQHYFREPEMDERLIGKIISIQLKASK from the coding sequence TTGAAAGAAGATGAAATTAAAAAACTGGTTAAAAATCGCTATTCTAAAATCGCTTCTAAAGAAAAAAATAGCTTTTCATGCTGTTCTACAGATAATAGTATATATGAACAGGCTAAATCAGCAGGTTATAGTAGTGAAGAACTAAAATCAATTCCCGAATCAGCAATCTATGGTCTGGGTTGTGGTAATCCCACTGCACTGGCCGGATTAAAAGAAGGTGATGTGGTCCTGGACTTAGGATCTGGAGGAGGAATTGACGTATTTTTAGCAGCCCATAAAGTGGGAAAACGGGGAAAGGTAATTGGAGTGGATATGACTCTGGAGATGGTGGAAAAGGGTAGGGAAAATGCTAAAAAAGGAGCTTATGAAAATGTAGAATTCCTGTTAGGAGAAATTGAAGCTTTGCCCTTGAAATCCAACGAAGTGGATGTTATTATCAGCAATTGTGTAATTAATCTGACTCCTGATAAATACCGAGCCTATAAAGAGTCTTACCGGGTTTTAAAACCATCGGGAAAGTTGATGGTATCGGATCTGGTTACTGATGGTTATTTACCGGAAGATATTAAACGAAATTTCCAGGCCTGGTCGGACTGCATCTCTGGAGCCCTGGAAAAAGAAGAATACCTTAATATCATAAAAAAAGCCGGTTTTAAAGATGTTAAAGTATTAAAACAGCATTACTTTAGAGAACCAGAGATGGATGAGAGATTAATTGGTAAGATAATCAGCATTCAGTTAAAAGCCAGCAAATAA
- a CDS encoding (Fe-S)-binding protein: protein MKEIKYEVLKKGSLVKSVSIKNIKPCIATEGKVRVLMELDSPLGEVLPLLASNYPPGKTSYLEKKKILTLSLFNRLITIYPSGKVTMNKTLDKEDAIEVISQIMKDINQVYDHREEADSSEHLKSPSKLGPLDIHRCLPQTNCTDCGESTCMAFAFKILSGEQKLNNCIPLHEPWNQEQLKCLKKILGSTLMQNLGWEGY from the coding sequence ATGAAAGAAATAAAATATGAGGTCTTAAAAAAAGGGTCTCTGGTAAAATCAGTTTCCATTAAAAATATAAAACCCTGTATAGCAACTGAAGGGAAGGTAAGGGTTTTAATGGAATTAGATTCTCCTCTGGGTGAAGTATTACCTCTTCTAGCTTCCAACTATCCTCCCGGTAAAACCAGTTACCTGGAAAAGAAAAAAATATTGACCTTATCTTTATTTAACCGTTTAATTACCATTTATCCTTCAGGTAAAGTTACCATGAATAAAACCCTGGATAAAGAAGATGCCATTGAGGTTATATCACAAATTATGAAGGATATTAATCAGGTTTATGACCATCGGGAAGAGGCAGATTCATCTGAGCATTTGAAAAGTCCTTCCAAACTGGGACCTCTGGATATTCATCGTTGTTTGCCCCAGACTAACTGTACTGATTGTGGTGAGAGCACCTGTATGGCCTTTGCCTTTAAAATATTATCTGGAGAACAGAAACTCAATAACTGTATTCCTCTGCATGAACCCTGGAATCAGGAGCAGTTGAAGTGTCTAAAAAAAATCCTGGGATCAACCCTCATGCAGAATTTAGGTTGGGAAGGTTACTAA
- a CDS encoding DsrE/DsrF/TusD sulfur relay family protein, translating into MEESPPKMLTILLTEGPYRSQYADMAYEIAKSALNNNYRVNLFLYMDATHIPKKEQNPNSFPNVAHKFRILLEKGANIKACVRCSTARGHSCAQDPYIKGVEIKTVYELAAWIGKSDQVINLGG; encoded by the coding sequence ATGGAGGAATCTCCCCCTAAAATGTTGACTATACTGCTAACAGAGGGCCCTTACCGGTCACAGTATGCAGATATGGCTTATGAAATAGCTAAAAGTGCTTTAAATAATAATTATAGGGTAAATTTATTTTTATATATGGATGCTACTCACATACCTAAAAAAGAGCAAAATCCTAATTCTTTTCCCAATGTTGCTCATAAATTCCGTATTTTATTAGAAAAAGGTGCCAATATTAAAGCCTGTGTGCGGTGTTCTACTGCCAGAGGACATAGTTGTGCCCAGGATCCCTACATTAAGGGAGTAGAAATTAAAACTGTCTATGAACTGGCCGCTTGGATTGGTAAAAGTGATCAGGTTATAAATTTAGGTGGTTGA
- a CDS encoding calcium/sodium antiporter, with amino-acid sequence MFFWLILVALFCIALVIVIKSANVFVDNLVEIGRFLGISPIILGVTVAAAGTSLPEFGSAIISVFTGNPDMGVGVVIGSNIWNICGIIGVSALLSCFITTNQEEIKRDGFMGLLAALVLISFMLLGFINQITGIVLILMYGAYLYFLIKNQQKYYNLHHHVDKAPEKTFNYKQLVWTILGFTGLIISCRLLVYSAVELAQLANIPEMIVGLFALAIGTSLAEMAVAITSAMKKMCSLSLGTVLGSNIFNILMGIGIPALFIEIPVDPLSVALDAPVLIGVTSLLLYFMRSDMKLTRVEGSLLLGIYAVYAFLRIIVFS; translated from the coding sequence ATGTTCTTTTGGTTAATTCTGGTGGCCTTATTCTGCATAGCCCTGGTTATAGTAATTAAATCTGCCAATGTCTTTGTGGATAATCTGGTTGAAATTGGTCGCTTTTTAGGAATCTCCCCTATAATACTGGGGGTCACTGTGGCAGCAGCAGGAACCAGTTTACCGGAATTTGGATCAGCCATAATTTCAGTTTTCACTGGAAATCCAGATATGGGGGTGGGAGTGGTTATTGGATCCAATATATGGAATATATGTGGGATAATCGGGGTTTCCGCGCTATTATCCTGCTTTATAACCACCAATCAGGAGGAAATAAAAAGAGATGGATTCATGGGGTTACTGGCCGCTCTTGTCCTGATCTCATTCATGTTACTGGGGTTTATCAATCAAATAACAGGAATAGTCCTAATTTTAATGTACGGGGCCTATTTGTATTTTTTAATCAAAAATCAGCAGAAGTATTATAACCTGCATCACCATGTGGATAAAGCACCTGAAAAAACTTTTAATTACAAACAATTAGTCTGGACCATACTGGGATTTACTGGTCTTATCATCTCCTGCCGTTTGCTGGTTTACAGTGCAGTGGAACTGGCCCAGTTAGCCAATATTCCGGAAATGATTGTGGGACTATTTGCCCTGGCCATAGGCACCAGTTTAGCTGAGATGGCGGTGGCCATAACCTCGGCCATGAAAAAAATGTGCAGCTTATCTTTAGGGACAGTTTTAGGCAGCAATATCTTTAATATACTGATGGGTATTGGTATTCCTGCTCTTTTTATAGAAATACCGGTAGATCCCTTATCAGTGGCTCTGGATGCCCCGGTTTTAATAGGGGTGACCTCACTACTACTCTATTTTATGAGGAGTGATATGAAGTTGACTCGAGTAGAGGGATCTCTACTCCTGGGAATTTATGCTGTATACGCCTTTTTGAGAATAATAGTATTTTCTTGA
- a CDS encoding ArsR/SmtB family transcription factor, which translates to MPKLDKNENCYLEKNKSAPLKLKIPPETMLENLSGKFKALSDPTRLKILYLLEEGELCVCELILALDKPQSTISHHLNVLKNAGFIVGRKEGLWIHYKLKNPQIIPLVNELNNINRQGD; encoded by the coding sequence ATGCCAAAATTGGATAAAAATGAAAATTGCTACCTGGAAAAAAATAAATCAGCTCCTTTAAAACTGAAAATTCCTCCAGAAACCATGCTGGAAAATTTATCTGGAAAATTTAAGGCACTTTCTGATCCCACCCGCTTAAAAATACTGTATCTCCTGGAAGAAGGAGAACTATGTGTTTGTGAATTGATTCTGGCTCTGGATAAACCACAGTCCACCATATCACATCATTTGAATGTATTAAAAAATGCAGGTTTTATTGTAGGACGTAAAGAAGGGCTGTGGATCCACTATAAACTTAAAAATCCTCAAATAATACCCCTGGTTAATGAATTAAATAATATAAATCGTCAAGGAGATTAA
- a CDS encoding arsenate reductase ArsC translates to MSDANLKRVLFICKNNSGRSQMAEAILKHLYGENFEVSSAGSHPRPINPLTIEVLQEIGIDASSQESKNLQKFQGQEFDLVVSLCGDEDEACPVFLTGKKYAHQGFKDPAGIKGDKKYQLKLFREIRDSIFLWIESEFQDDNILE, encoded by the coding sequence ATGTCGGATGCTAATTTAAAAAGAGTTTTATTTATCTGTAAAAATAATTCTGGAAGATCCCAAATGGCAGAAGCAATTCTAAAACACCTTTATGGTGAAAATTTTGAAGTTAGTAGTGCAGGAAGCCATCCACGTCCTATCAATCCCCTCACCATTGAAGTTTTACAGGAAATTGGAATTGATGCCTCCTCCCAGGAATCTAAAAATCTGCAGAAATTCCAGGGCCAGGAATTTGATCTGGTGGTGAGCCTGTGCGGTGATGAAGATGAAGCCTGCCCGGTATTTTTAACTGGAAAAAAATATGCCCATCAGGGCTTTAAAGATCCTGCCGGAATTAAAGGTGATAAAAAATACCAGTTAAAATTGTTCCGGGAAATACGGGATTCTATATTCCTGTGGATAGAATCTGAATTTCAGGATGATAATATTTTAGAATAA
- a CDS encoding DUF166 domain-containing protein, translated as MLKVAIVSDGPYGERAYETISQEFETSFIQVEAPAGMFVDELELEPGLVDRLSKFDLIITYILHPDLTQELVEQIHQQVGWIIVGAWRGEGFKKQLTQLGNVTAPENMCDLEENGNPVFDEFVSRFGRPEVKINCQGNKVVDIEVKRCSPCGATAFVAQEMKGKSIENLPIRAGLKIQHYPCRAPKMRLFTDDECKKEMAANLHKDAFEKALKKKE; from the coding sequence ATGCTAAAAGTTGCCATAGTAAGTGACGGGCCTTATGGGGAACGGGCCTATGAAACCATTTCTCAGGAATTTGAAACCAGTTTTATTCAGGTAGAAGCACCAGCAGGTATGTTTGTGGATGAGTTAGAATTGGAGCCGGGATTGGTGGATAGACTATCTAAGTTTGATTTGATTATCACCTACATACTGCACCCGGATTTAACCCAGGAACTGGTAGAACAAATTCACCAGCAGGTAGGATGGATTATTGTGGGGGCCTGGAGAGGAGAAGGGTTTAAAAAACAGCTAACCCAACTGGGCAATGTCACTGCACCGGAGAATATGTGCGACCTGGAAGAAAATGGTAATCCTGTTTTTGATGAGTTCGTTTCCCGTTTTGGGCGGCCAGAAGTGAAAATAAACTGTCAGGGTAATAAAGTGGTGGATATAGAAGTTAAAAGATGTTCTCCCTGTGGGGCTACTGCTTTTGTGGCCCAGGAGATGAAGGGAAAATCCATTGAAAATTTACCTATTCGTGCCGGATTGAAAATCCAGCACTACCCCTGTCGGGCCCCTAAGATGCGTTTATTTACTGATGATGAGTGTAAAAAGGAAATGGCTGCTAATTTACATAAAGATGCCTTTGAAAAAGCACTTAAAAAAAAGGAATAA